The Streptomyces luteogriseus genome includes a window with the following:
- a CDS encoding CpaF family protein, translated as MTAVDHQLVKRFRQDAGDRIAEQRRQDQVAGVTPMSTEDERQYARAVIAQILEEYARSEINAGRTPLDAETEEQYAAAVHAALFGVGRLQPLLDNPEVENIDINGCDQVFIGYADGREAQGDPVAETDEELIELIQVLGAYSGLSSRPFDSANPQLDLRLPDGSRLSAVMDVTRRPALSIRRARMGKVFISDLVGNGTLSPEVAHFMACAVRARKNIMIAGATNAGKTTLLRALANEIPPHERLITVERALELGLDTFPDLHPNVVAFEERLPNSEGQGTISMAELVRRSLRMNPSRVIVGEVLGDEIVTMLNAMSQGNDGSLSTIHANSSHEVFNRISTYALQATERLPIEASQMLIAGAVNFVVFIQRRNNYGNGGRLQRMVTSVREVNGVDGRVLSSEVFAEAPDGRIVPHAPIACLEELMAHGYRPTGTWG; from the coding sequence ATGACCGCTGTCGACCACCAGTTGGTCAAGCGGTTCCGTCAGGACGCCGGCGACCGCATCGCCGAGCAGCGCCGACAGGACCAGGTCGCGGGCGTCACCCCGATGTCCACGGAGGACGAACGGCAGTACGCCCGTGCCGTCATAGCCCAGATCCTGGAGGAATACGCCCGCTCCGAGATCAACGCGGGCCGTACGCCACTGGACGCCGAGACCGAGGAGCAGTACGCGGCCGCCGTGCACGCCGCGCTGTTCGGCGTCGGCCGGCTCCAGCCGCTGCTGGACAACCCCGAGGTCGAGAACATCGACATTAACGGCTGCGACCAGGTGTTCATCGGGTACGCCGACGGCCGTGAGGCGCAGGGTGATCCCGTCGCCGAGACCGACGAGGAGCTCATCGAGCTCATCCAGGTGCTCGGCGCGTACTCCGGTCTGTCCTCCCGGCCGTTCGACTCGGCCAACCCGCAGCTGGACCTGCGCCTGCCCGACGGTTCGCGTCTGTCGGCCGTCATGGACGTCACCCGGCGCCCCGCCCTGTCCATCCGCCGCGCGCGCATGGGCAAGGTGTTCATCTCCGACCTCGTCGGCAACGGCACCCTGTCGCCCGAGGTCGCCCACTTCATGGCCTGCGCGGTCCGCGCCCGCAAGAACATCATGATCGCCGGCGCCACCAACGCCGGCAAGACCACGCTCCTGCGCGCCCTCGCCAACGAGATCCCGCCGCACGAGCGCCTCATCACCGTCGAACGGGCCCTGGAGCTCGGCCTCGACACCTTCCCCGACCTGCACCCCAACGTCGTCGCCTTCGAGGAACGCCTGCCCAACTCCGAGGGCCAGGGCACCATTTCGATGGCGGAACTGGTACGACGCTCGCTGCGTATGAACCCCTCCCGCGTCATCGTCGGTGAGGTCCTCGGCGACGAGATCGTCACCATGCTCAACGCCATGTCGCAGGGCAACGACGGCTCCCTGTCCACGATCCACGCCAACAGCTCGCACGAGGTCTTCAACCGTATTTCCACCTACGCGCTGCAGGCCACGGAGCGGCTGCCCATCGAGGCCAGCCAGATGCTGATCGCGGGCGCGGTCAACTTCGTCGTCTTCATCCAGCGGCGCAACAACTACGGCAACGGCGGCCGCCTCCAGCGCATGGTCACCTCCGTCCGCGAGGTCAACGGCGTCGACGGACGGGTGCTGTCCAGCGAGGTGTTCGCGGAGGCCCCCGACGGCCGGATCGTGCCGCACGCCCCCATAGCCTGCCTGGAGGAACTGATGGCACACGGCTACCGGCCGACCGGGACCTGGGGGTGA